In the Solanum pennellii chromosome 5, SPENNV200 genome, one interval contains:
- the LOC107019311 gene encoding F-box protein At5g07610-like, with amino-acid sequence MRDLCLAFDPSKSPHYRILKVGLHYNEMNSSELNSWRRLHDPFPMSILSELRGTTGVFFNGAIFWAFNSWCYFNVDTETLRYLDNPMQEMNTTYPYTDYWLGCVNERLYFVGPADDGWIPHVSVFELGNEYLWILKYRNDALELWSSFLSVMAREDELFMAAYVHDHDQVMLMKLSDNTCSMVLPMPLHASARIGSAN; translated from the coding sequence ATGCGAGACTTGTGTTTGGCTTTTGATCCTTCAAAATCACCTCACTATAGAATTCTTAAGGTTGGCTTACATTACAATGAGATGAACTCTTCAGAGTTAAACTCCTGGAGGAGATTACATGATCCGTTTCCAATGTCAATTCTATCGGAATTGAGAGGAACCACGGGAGTTTTCTTCAACGGAGCTATCTTTTGGGCGTTTAATAGCTGGTGTTATTTCAATGTGGATACAGAGACTCTGCGCTACTTAGACAATCCGATGCAAGAAATGAATACTACTTATCCATATACAGATTATTGGCTTGGATGTGTCAACGAGCGTTTGTATTTTGTTGGCCCTGCAGACGATGGATGGATCCCTCATGTCAGCGTGTTTGAATTGGGAAACGAATACTTGTGGATCCTAAAGTATAGGAATGACGCATTGGAACTTTGGAGTAGTTTTCTTTCGGTTATGGCAAGAGAAGATGAACTATTTATGGCCGCATACGTGCATGATCATGACCAAGTGATGTTAATGAAGCTAAGTGATAATACTTGCAGCATGGTCTTGCCAATGCCATTACATGCTTCTGCTCGCATTGGGTCTGCAAATTAa
- the LOC107018643 gene encoding uncharacterized protein LOC107018643, with translation MGPIVLTQLGLSVLAGAALVKSVMDQKTMMGPSQFPRCPSCNGTGRVSCMCSRWSDGDVGCRTCAGSGRMGCSSCGGTGTGRPIPVQISVRPPNRSP, from the coding sequence ATGGGTCCAATTGTTCTTACTCAATTAGGTCTCAGTGTATTAGCTGGTGCCGCACTGGTGAAATCAGTTATGGACCAGAAGACGATGATGGGTCCAAGTCAGTTTCCTCGGTGCCCTAGTTGTAATGGAACGGGTCGGGTTTCATGTATGTGTTCACGCTGGTCAGATGGAGATGTAGGTTGTCGGACTTGTGCCGGGTCGGGTCGGATGGGTTGCAGCAGCTGTGGAGGTACAGGTACGGGTCGCCCAATTCCAGTTCAAATCTCTGTTCGTCCTCCAAACCGTTCACCTTAG